One Paenibacillus sp. FSL H7-0737 DNA segment encodes these proteins:
- a CDS encoding ImmA/IrrE family metallo-endopeptidase: MSASGLVTGRISPRDVQHKTFFHELGHVLRHVGDQRQISELFQQMQEADAERFSLYAAIPFFMLEKLQLPAFEEEAAGIVATVFQVPPEFALLRLKQIRERIASAEFMTAFTYTAVAKENTLPYTTTPEPIIRGVYGLDDLSRPHTLIIEQRGGFKWDQPLYIEVNGTFKSVDVHPNSNRNSAVVRSSDLLIPPSRSGYVMIDMERIASRHGQNANKLFLTIEALEDAINF; this comes from the coding sequence TTGTCTGCATCAGGCTTAGTCACTGGAAGAATATCACCACGCGATGTACAGCATAAAACATTCTTCCACGAGCTTGGACACGTGCTCCGCCATGTTGGGGATCAGCGTCAGATTTCGGAGCTTTTCCAGCAAATGCAAGAAGCTGATGCCGAACGATTCAGTCTTTACGCAGCCATCCCCTTTTTCATGCTTGAAAAATTGCAGCTCCCTGCTTTCGAAGAAGAAGCGGCAGGTATAGTTGCAACCGTATTTCAGGTTCCTCCAGAATTCGCACTGTTGCGTCTGAAACAGATTCGCGAGCGTATTGCTAGCGCTGAATTCATGACGGCTTTTACATATACTGCTGTGGCCAAGGAAAACACTTTACCATACACGACAACTCCTGAGCCAATCATACGAGGTGTTTACGGGCTTGACGATTTATCTAGACCCCACACGCTTATCATTGAACAACGTGGAGGCTTTAAGTGGGATCAGCCACTCTACATCGAGGTTAATGGAACCTTTAAAAGCGTGGATGTCCATCCAAACTCTAATCGGAATAGCGCTGTTGTTCGTTCAAGTGATCTTTTAATCCCTCCGAGCCGTTCTGGATACGTAATGATCGACATGGAGCGAATTGCTTCTCGACATGGACAAAACGCAAACAAATTGTTTCTAACCATAGAAGCTTTAGAAGATGCTATTAATTTTTAA
- a CDS encoding tyrosine-type recombinase/integrase, with the protein MASVFKIPAKNKQGYKWKCVMEGPPDPVTGKRQQVPRVRDTQKEAIAAAQAVVDRMKGGTDTKRAKKMKFNEAAQEWLQDYIITSGVKGKTVEAHVSDINLLNKYYGGANIDKITHNQHQKMLNNLFSEGYEINSIYRYHSTANLIFKWIIKENLRIDNPCQNIKMPKKQRTVLEAKNNALEEKFLERSEIEEFLEVLQNHGLGDDLETFYFLLFSGVRPGEFCALEWPDFNFETHDVHIYKTLHFPQGGSGAYQLTPPKTTGSVRTFDVDDFIVEMFKRLKIKQSARHKRYKELHDDFVETQFILTNNNGTPFTNWKLVNRMARLMKLTNIKKHATPHIFRHTHITMLIEASIASGSQIDLKTIMKRVGHDDAKTTLNNPKDLPRM; encoded by the coding sequence ATGGCCAGCGTATTTAAAATACCTGCAAAGAACAAACAAGGCTACAAGTGGAAGTGTGTCATGGAGGGTCCTCCTGATCCGGTCACAGGCAAGCGCCAACAGGTACCGAGGGTACGTGATACACAGAAGGAAGCCATCGCCGCAGCTCAGGCAGTTGTGGATCGTATGAAGGGTGGAACAGATACAAAGCGAGCCAAAAAAATGAAATTCAATGAGGCTGCTCAAGAATGGCTACAAGATTATATTATTACTAGCGGAGTTAAAGGAAAAACTGTGGAAGCTCATGTGTCCGACATTAATTTGCTGAACAAATATTATGGTGGAGCTAATATTGATAAAATAACACATAACCAACATCAAAAAATGCTCAACAATTTGTTTTCAGAAGGATATGAAATAAATTCCATCTATCGTTATCACTCAACAGCAAATTTAATTTTCAAATGGATTATCAAAGAAAATTTACGCATTGATAATCCTTGTCAAAACATTAAAATGCCTAAAAAACAAAGGACAGTTTTAGAAGCTAAAAACAATGCACTGGAAGAAAAATTTCTGGAAAGAAGTGAAATTGAAGAATTTCTGGAAGTACTACAAAATCACGGTTTAGGTGATGATCTAGAGACGTTTTATTTTTTGCTGTTTAGCGGAGTGCGACCAGGAGAATTTTGTGCTTTAGAGTGGCCTGATTTCAACTTCGAAACTCATGACGTTCATATTTATAAAACACTTCACTTTCCACAGGGTGGAAGTGGCGCGTACCAATTAACACCTCCAAAGACTACCGGATCCGTCCGCACCTTTGATGTGGATGATTTCATCGTTGAGATGTTTAAGCGGTTAAAGATAAAACAGTCCGCTCGACATAAAAGATACAAGGAGCTCCACGATGATTTTGTAGAGACTCAGTTTATTTTGACCAATAACAACGGAACACCATTTACAAACTGGAAGTTAGTTAATCGTATGGCTCGTCTAATGAAATTAACAAATATCAAGAAGCACGCAACTCCTCATATATTTCGACACACGCACATCACGATGCTAATCGAAGCAAGTATCGCGTCTGGCTCTCAGATTGATCTCAAAACGATTATGAAGCGTGTAGGTCACGATGATGCAAAAACCACACTCAATAATCCCAAGGATCTGCCGAGAATGTGA
- the gerQ gene encoding spore coat protein GerQ: protein MQMPMSTGMQGMQGMQGMGSMPPQVSSGSPMTPGGVVVQNPPQQFEQSYIENIFRLNLGKVGTFYFTYENNKEWNAKVYKGVLEAAGRDHIIISDPVTGQRTVLLMIYFDYATFDEPLTYQYPGVIGNPPTTRNCR from the coding sequence ATGCAAATGCCAATGTCTACAGGAATGCAAGGGATGCAAGGAATGCAAGGCATGGGTAGCATGCCGCCACAAGTTAGCAGTGGAAGTCCAATGACACCAGGAGGGGTTGTAGTTCAAAACCCACCTCAACAGTTTGAACAATCGTATATCGAAAATATTTTCAGACTGAATTTAGGCAAAGTAGGTACATTTTATTTTACTTACGAAAATAACAAAGAGTGGAATGCCAAAGTTTACAAGGGTGTGCTGGAAGCTGCGGGTCGTGACCACATTATTATTAGTGACCCAGTAACTGGTCAACGTACTGTATTACTTATGATTTATTTTGATTATGCTACATTTGATGAGCCCCTTACTTACCAGTACCCTGGAGTGATCGGTAATCCTCCAACAACAAGAAACTGTCGCTAA
- a CDS encoding cell wall hydrolase translates to MAVIKTNSEDVKVLARLMRAEAEEDGDLGMLMVGNVGVNRILGNCLDFLNIRNVNDMVYQSPGGFEAPQKSYFYQRAREADIRLAKRAIAGERTWPATNALWFFRPVGDCPPTWYNQQNTGRFKAHCFFTPTGEDCPSVFIGN, encoded by the coding sequence GTGGCCGTCATCAAAACGAACTCGGAAGATGTGAAGGTGCTAGCGCGGTTGATGAGAGCGGAAGCTGAGGAAGATGGAGATCTCGGTATGCTTATGGTCGGCAATGTTGGTGTCAACCGGATTCTTGGCAATTGCCTTGATTTTTTGAACATTCGTAATGTGAATGACATGGTCTATCAAAGTCCAGGAGGATTCGAAGCCCCGCAGAAAAGCTACTTCTATCAACGAGCAAGAGAAGCAGATATCCGTCTTGCTAAACGTGCAATTGCAGGTGAAAGAACATGGCCAGCGACCAATGCTTTATGGTTCTTCCGTCCTGTAGGAGATTGCCCTCCAACCTGGTATAACCAACAAAACACAGGCCGCTTTAAAGCTCATTGCTTCTTTACTCCGACTGGTGAAGATTGTCCGTCTGTATTTATTGGTAATTAA
- a CDS encoding DUF2500 domain-containing protein, protein MGPDLSWMFDFSGTVMPIFLIVMVGILAVSAGRGLLQWSRNNSSPMLTIPARIVSKRSEIRQQQVQEDNGSSRTSTTYYLTYELNGGSRIEFKVDGHEYGMSAEGDKGMLTYQGTRYHGFERQPQYSTAE, encoded by the coding sequence ATGGGCCCGGATCTTTCATGGATGTTTGATTTCTCTGGAACAGTGATGCCAATATTTCTCATTGTAATGGTTGGTATTCTTGCAGTATCAGCAGGCAGGGGTTTGCTTCAATGGAGCCGGAACAATAGCTCACCCATGCTAACCATCCCTGCCCGTATCGTCAGCAAGCGGAGTGAAATAAGACAGCAGCAGGTTCAAGAAGATAATGGTTCAAGTCGTACGAGTACAACCTACTACTTAACGTACGAATTGAATGGGGGCAGTCGAATTGAATTTAAAGTAGATGGCCATGAATATGGAATGAGTGCAGAAGGCGATAAAGGCATGCTTACCTATCAAGGAACCAGATATCACGGATTTGAGCGACAACCACAATACTCCACAGCGGAGTAG
- a CDS encoding WD40/YVTN/BNR-like repeat-containing protein: protein MTSRTAGLKTLRMFMMLFFLAWIVSACSSPPPEPSPQPQPTEAPEEGQTITLITPPNNNTNKESGPKYQVQTRITGFHLLSETEGMVWGVTKNELRLYVTHNNGATWANISPAPNVQFLSTPVYGKGIFFTDSNHGWIIRSAFGTTENIVLRTTDGGKSWKISSLGDDNNVSSVYFNSPTQGWLMTSANATPNKESKAIYSTSDGGATWEEVMQNEQYNPNLPNHSIPFTGVSTGMIFKSRVEGFVTLQTGALPKIFITKDGGQSWNPGQSFLVNEQLESCDRVITGKPEFFDASKTNGWMSVGCQNDKDKTITYHGYFTANGGDNWKFTPFELKSPTGGNHQSAPTFLNSQVGWAIIGDTLYHTANQGKTWLPLKESSVLQSKLEEYPETIKMQFISTEVGWLLLEKKEQKRSLLLQTTNGGISWRVM, encoded by the coding sequence TTGACATCTAGAACCGCTGGATTGAAAACTCTAAGAATGTTTATGATGCTATTTTTTTTAGCGTGGATAGTCTCAGCATGTTCTTCACCACCACCGGAGCCTTCTCCACAGCCACAGCCTACAGAAGCACCGGAAGAAGGACAGACGATTACTCTGATTACACCACCAAATAACAATACTAACAAAGAGAGTGGCCCGAAATATCAGGTTCAAACTCGAATTACGGGTTTTCATCTGCTTAGTGAGACAGAGGGCATGGTATGGGGTGTAACAAAAAATGAACTTCGTTTGTACGTTACCCATAATAACGGGGCGACCTGGGCTAATATTTCTCCTGCACCCAATGTGCAGTTCCTGTCCACACCTGTCTATGGAAAAGGCATCTTTTTTACTGACTCTAACCATGGTTGGATTATAAGAAGTGCTTTTGGTACGACAGAGAATATAGTGCTACGAACTACTGATGGAGGGAAAAGCTGGAAAATCTCTTCATTAGGTGATGATAATAATGTATCTTCCGTTTATTTCAATTCACCAACACAGGGATGGTTAATGACCTCTGCGAACGCTACTCCTAATAAGGAAAGCAAGGCGATTTATTCAACGTCAGACGGTGGGGCCACATGGGAAGAAGTGATGCAGAATGAACAGTATAATCCGAACCTTCCCAATCATTCGATCCCGTTCACAGGTGTAAGTACTGGAATGATCTTCAAGAGTCGTGTAGAAGGATTTGTGACTTTGCAGACCGGTGCCCTTCCTAAGATCTTTATAACTAAGGACGGTGGTCAGAGTTGGAATCCAGGACAGTCTTTTCTAGTAAATGAACAACTGGAAAGCTGTGACAGAGTCATTACTGGCAAACCAGAGTTCTTCGATGCTAGTAAGACTAATGGTTGGATGTCTGTGGGCTGCCAAAATGATAAAGATAAGACGATTACTTACCACGGTTACTTTACCGCTAATGGTGGAGATAACTGGAAATTCACACCGTTTGAATTAAAGAGTCCAACCGGAGGGAATCATCAGAGCGCTCCGACGTTTCTGAATTCGCAAGTTGGTTGGGCCATTATTGGTGATACTCTTTACCATACCGCTAACCAAGGGAAAACTTGGCTCCCTCTAAAGGAGAGCAGTGTTCTGCAGTCTAAGCTTGAGGAATATCCTGAGACGATTAAGATGCAGTTTATTTCCACAGAGGTGGGATGGCTTTTACTTGAGAAAAAAGAACAAAAACGCTCGCTCCTCTTGCAAACTACAAATGGTGGGATTAGTTGGCGTGTGATGTAA
- a CDS encoding amino acid permease produces MDLFRKKPLIAPSNSGATKLNKTLGALDLTMLGVGAIIGTGIFVMTGVAAAEHAGPGLVISFLLAAFACVLSALCYSEFASTIPVSGSAYSYSYVAFGELLAWILGWDLVLEYGVAAAAVSSGWSGYLQGLLEGFGIHIPTALSGAYNAEAGTIINLPAVIIILLISYLLTRGTKETARFNAIMVVIKIAVVLLFIVTGFFYVKPENWTPFLPFGYQGVVNGAATVFFAYIGFDALSTAAEEVKQPQRDLPIGIISSLAICSVLYILVSLVLTGIIPYTDLNVSDPVSYALRVVNQDMIAGLISVGAIAGMTTVLLVMLFGQTRLLFAISRDGLLPRGLSKINAKTQTPIRSTWMVGIIIAVLTGFIPLDRLANLTSIGTLFAFFVVSLGVIALRVIHPNMKRGFRVPWVPFIPLLSAATCGYLMYNLGSETWIGFLIWTSLGLLIYFLYGYRNSKLNHK; encoded by the coding sequence ATGGATTTATTTCGCAAAAAACCGCTAATCGCACCTTCAAACTCGGGTGCAACCAAGTTGAACAAAACACTTGGTGCGCTGGATCTAACCATGTTAGGTGTAGGAGCGATTATTGGTACTGGTATTTTTGTAATGACAGGAGTAGCGGCAGCAGAACACGCTGGTCCTGGCCTTGTCATTTCATTCCTGTTAGCCGCGTTTGCCTGCGTGCTGTCAGCCCTTTGTTATTCAGAGTTTGCATCGACCATCCCGGTCTCCGGAAGTGCCTATTCTTATAGTTATGTAGCTTTTGGAGAATTACTTGCTTGGATTTTGGGCTGGGATCTTGTGTTAGAGTATGGCGTTGCAGCAGCTGCAGTAAGCAGTGGATGGTCAGGCTATTTGCAGGGACTTTTAGAGGGCTTTGGTATCCATATTCCTACAGCACTATCCGGGGCGTATAATGCGGAAGCAGGTACCATTATTAATTTACCAGCAGTAATAATCATTTTACTAATTTCCTATTTACTAACACGGGGAACTAAAGAGACTGCTCGTTTTAATGCGATTATGGTCGTTATCAAAATAGCTGTAGTTCTTTTGTTTATCGTAACTGGATTTTTCTATGTTAAACCAGAGAACTGGACTCCATTTCTACCCTTTGGCTATCAAGGTGTTGTAAACGGTGCGGCAACTGTCTTCTTTGCCTACATAGGTTTTGATGCGTTATCGACTGCTGCAGAAGAAGTAAAGCAGCCACAGCGCGATTTGCCTATAGGGATTATTTCATCCCTTGCTATATGTTCTGTATTGTATATCCTAGTTTCACTTGTATTAACAGGTATTATACCTTATACGGATCTCAATGTTAGTGATCCCGTATCTTATGCGCTTCGTGTTGTAAATCAAGATATGATAGCGGGTCTAATCTCTGTTGGAGCTATTGCGGGAATGACCACCGTACTGCTCGTAATGCTGTTCGGTCAAACCCGACTGTTATTCGCAATCTCACGTGATGGTCTTTTACCACGAGGATTGTCTAAGATCAATGCTAAAACACAGACACCTATTCGTAGTACGTGGATGGTTGGGATCATTATAGCTGTATTAACGGGCTTTATTCCTTTGGATCGATTGGCTAACTTAACAAGCATTGGAACACTGTTTGCCTTCTTTGTCGTTTCTTTGGGGGTAATTGCCCTGCGGGTTATTCATCCCAATATGAAAAGAGGGTTCAGAGTACCCTGGGTACCCTTCATTCCATTGCTAAGTGCGGCAACATGCGGATATTTGATGTATAATCTAGGAAGTGAGACATGGATTGGGTTTCTGATTTGGACGAGTCTTGGACTTCTGATCTATTTTCTATACGGCTACCGTAATAGTAAGTTAAATCATAAATAA
- a CDS encoding L-lactate dehydrogenase — MAPPKPNRVVVIGTGAVGTTTAYTLLLRRRMPELVLIDVNQKKALGEALDMNHGMPFVGGVKLWAGTYEDCREADIIIVTAGASQKPGETRIDLLRKNISIFKDIVQKITKYNQHAILLIATNPVDILSYATLKISGFDRRRVIGSGTVLDSARFRYLIGRHKEIDPRSIHGQIIGEHGDSELPVWSLANVAGIDLGFDEAEQDEIFQDTKNAAYEIIDAKGSTSYAIALALDRIVVSILHNEGSVLNVSTLLNNYNGVSDVYLGAPCVVDRSGVREVLDLPLNETERALFQKSAEKLKAEIAKLEL; from the coding sequence ATGGCCCCCCCGAAACCCAATCGTGTCGTAGTCATTGGTACTGGAGCAGTTGGTACAACAACAGCCTATACATTACTGCTACGGAGACGTATGCCTGAGCTCGTACTTATTGACGTTAATCAAAAGAAAGCCCTTGGAGAAGCATTGGATATGAATCACGGCATGCCCTTTGTTGGTGGTGTGAAGCTATGGGCTGGTACATATGAAGATTGCCGGGAAGCGGATATCATCATTGTAACGGCCGGTGCATCACAAAAACCGGGTGAAACCCGGATAGATCTTCTCCGCAAAAACATTTCAATTTTCAAAGATATCGTTCAAAAAATCACCAAATATAATCAACATGCGATACTACTTATTGCTACTAATCCTGTAGATATTTTGTCATATGCCACTTTGAAAATAAGCGGTTTTGATCGCAGAAGAGTCATCGGTTCCGGAACGGTGCTGGATAGTGCACGTTTTCGCTACCTGATTGGACGCCACAAAGAAATTGATCCACGCAGTATTCATGGTCAGATTATCGGGGAACATGGAGACTCGGAACTTCCTGTTTGGAGTCTAGCGAATGTTGCCGGGATTGATCTCGGTTTTGACGAAGCAGAACAAGATGAAATATTCCAAGATACTAAGAATGCCGCTTATGAAATTATTGATGCCAAAGGCTCAACCTCTTACGCAATAGCATTAGCACTAGATCGTATTGTGGTATCCATTCTTCATAATGAAGGCTCTGTATTGAACGTATCTACTTTATTGAATAATTATAACGGAGTTTCGGATGTCTACCTTGGCGCCCCTTGCGTCGTAGATCGGTCCGGTGTACGAGAAGTACTAGATCTTCCATTAAATGAGACAGAACGAGCTCTATTCCAAAAATCTGCCGAGAAGCTTAAAGCTGAGATAGCTAAGCTAGAACTATAA
- a CDS encoding tyrosine-type recombinase/integrase — MNEWSEDYEEGLEAFLIWMKDAGYTPYTQKSYLVDVKQFLESLNGKKLESVKKLHVISFLTSVRERGVSDATRNRKHASINCFFKALIELELLLTNPAAGIKKSKTEINREPVYLDEGDLGRFLSSIDGKYKGRNLAVFLLMSYMGLRVGEVHTLNLSDYNVERHSLRVFGKGRKWRNVPIPEDVVPFLDLAIEERLNPWRSKEEAMFISQKGRRLSIRGIQQIAADTFDRFQRDVPVAQRRPYSSHKLRHSFATMLLRKGADLRTVQELLGHSSIQTTTVYTHITSREKEEAMSKLQVQI, encoded by the coding sequence ATGAATGAGTGGAGTGAAGACTACGAAGAGGGGCTTGAGGCTTTTTTAATCTGGATGAAGGATGCCGGTTACACTCCCTATACGCAGAAATCCTATTTAGTGGATGTAAAACAGTTTTTAGAAAGTCTGAATGGTAAAAAGCTAGAGTCCGTAAAGAAGCTACATGTTATTTCTTTTCTTACGTCAGTGCGTGAACGTGGAGTAAGTGATGCTACCCGTAACCGGAAGCATGCCTCAATTAACTGTTTTTTTAAGGCATTAATTGAGCTGGAATTGCTTCTAACCAATCCTGCAGCTGGGATTAAGAAATCTAAAACTGAGATCAATCGCGAACCGGTCTACTTAGATGAAGGTGATCTGGGGCGATTTTTGTCTTCTATAGATGGGAAATACAAAGGTCGTAATTTAGCAGTCTTTTTACTCATGTCCTATATGGGGCTTCGGGTGGGGGAAGTCCACACGCTTAATTTAAGTGATTATAATGTAGAAAGACATTCCCTTCGAGTGTTCGGTAAGGGACGTAAATGGCGTAATGTACCGATTCCAGAGGATGTGGTACCTTTTCTCGATCTGGCGATTGAAGAACGATTAAATCCTTGGCGCAGTAAAGAGGAAGCTATGTTCATTTCACAGAAAGGACGCAGGCTGTCCATACGTGGCATTCAGCAAATCGCTGCGGACACCTTCGATCGTTTCCAAAGGGATGTGCCTGTTGCACAACGTCGACCCTATTCCAGCCATAAGCTACGACATTCCTTCGCTACCATGCTGCTACGAAAAGGTGCGGATCTGAGGACGGTTCAGGAGCTGCTGGGACACTCTTCCATTCAGACAACAACGGTTTACACGCATATCACGAGCCGTGAGAAGGAAGAAGCCATGTCGAAATTGCAAGTCCAGATTTGA
- a CDS encoding LysR family transcriptional regulator, whose amino-acid sequence MESRHLFTFIVVVETGSFTRAAQKLDYAQSSITAQIQALETEIGQPLFDRISKKIILTDAGRRLLPFAQEISRMHSLAQDALRSESELTGSLRIGAPESLAAFRLPGIIKEFRVKYPKVQILLKPGACWELTDLVRSGELDLAFLLQPETEDKDLNIETLVHEQMTLIAPPDHPLLSLPVVEPVHLKGETILHTETGCSYRTLFEHHLNRHGVFPDPTLEFWSIEAIKQCVMAGLGIAFIPMITVSNELAEGKLDRLSWNDESQRVATQIAYHHKKWKSPVLTEFLKAVQKHAEKWSS is encoded by the coding sequence ATGGAATCACGTCATCTTTTTACCTTTATAGTCGTAGTGGAGACGGGTAGCTTCACACGCGCTGCACAGAAGCTTGATTATGCACAATCCAGTATTACCGCACAGATCCAAGCATTAGAGACTGAAATAGGTCAGCCTTTATTTGATCGGATCAGTAAAAAAATCATCCTAACCGATGCAGGCCGACGTCTGCTCCCATTCGCTCAAGAGATCTCCAGAATGCACTCTCTAGCGCAAGATGCTCTTCGCTCTGAGAGTGAGCTAACAGGGTCTTTACGCATTGGTGCACCTGAATCTCTGGCTGCTTTTCGCTTACCAGGCATTATCAAGGAGTTTCGCGTGAAATATCCAAAGGTCCAAATTCTTCTGAAGCCTGGGGCCTGCTGGGAGCTAACGGATTTAGTTCGATCCGGTGAATTGGATTTGGCCTTCCTACTTCAACCAGAGACGGAAGATAAAGATCTGAATATAGAAACACTGGTGCATGAACAAATGACCCTGATCGCTCCGCCGGATCATCCCTTATTGAGTCTTCCAGTGGTAGAACCGGTTCATCTTAAGGGAGAAACGATATTGCATACGGAAACTGGTTGTAGCTACCGTACTTTATTTGAACATCATTTAAACAGACACGGGGTATTTCCGGACCCTACGTTAGAGTTTTGGAGTATTGAGGCGATCAAGCAATGTGTTATGGCGGGTCTAGGCATTGCTTTTATTCCAATGATTACAGTGAGCAACGAATTAGCGGAAGGGAAGTTAGATAGGCTGAGTTGGAATGATGAATCGCAGCGTGTGGCTACTCAAATTGCCTATCATCATAAGAAATGGAAATCTCCTGTTCTAACAGAGTTTTTAAAAGCTGTGCAAAAGCATGCTGAAAAATGGAGCAGCTAA
- a CDS encoding APC family permease — protein sequence MKDSSSTTLRRNIGMPQAIALYIGAVLGSGVLIVPGLAAEMAGPASLLAWGFMTLLILPMALSMGLLSAKFPNAGGVSHFVTLAFGPKAGSLVGWFFLMSVPIGAPVAALTGAGYMTAAMGWDEPARITIAAVMLAIGLITNWIGMQVAGKVQIAVVIAIVAVLVFSFATALPRMEVEHFTPFAPHGWMSIGQAAAILFWCFIGWEAVSHLSEEFKDPQRAAVKGVTIAAIIVGVLYFLSALATVGTQSYLKGGSSTSLVWIISQPLGRWGGFIAGLTGLFICTATIIAYAGAASRVAYALSRQGYAPQWMGRLSKPYHTPIGGIAFLLLCFVTVMSLYSSGLISITTLIQFPNATFILTYIGGCAAGIRLLKGSRLGVTISWISFLATAAVFPFTGWAIGYPLLITLMFILIFRIKHKQAVAGIRDLKSGIREDQQKAL from the coding sequence ATGAAAGATTCAAGTTCAACCACTTTACGAAGAAACATCGGCATGCCGCAAGCCATAGCTCTTTATATCGGCGCTGTATTGGGCTCGGGAGTCTTAATCGTTCCCGGACTGGCTGCAGAAATGGCAGGTCCCGCTTCATTGCTGGCATGGGGATTTATGACGCTGTTGATTTTGCCAATGGCCTTATCGATGGGCCTGCTCTCTGCCAAATTTCCTAACGCAGGAGGCGTGTCCCACTTCGTTACCCTTGCTTTCGGACCTAAAGCCGGATCTTTAGTGGGCTGGTTTTTTCTAATGTCTGTTCCGATTGGTGCGCCTGTCGCTGCGCTGACCGGAGCTGGTTATATGACAGCCGCAATGGGCTGGGATGAACCTGCGAGAATTACTATCGCTGCGGTGATGTTGGCCATTGGGCTAATTACAAACTGGATTGGTATGCAAGTGGCGGGAAAGGTACAAATTGCTGTAGTGATTGCGATTGTAGCTGTTCTCGTCTTCTCGTTTGCTACTGCGCTTCCTCGAATGGAGGTTGAACACTTCACTCCCTTTGCCCCACACGGATGGATGAGCATTGGACAGGCTGCAGCAATCCTATTTTGGTGTTTTATTGGTTGGGAAGCTGTCTCACATCTCTCTGAGGAGTTCAAAGATCCACAACGTGCTGCAGTTAAAGGTGTGACCATCGCTGCTATTATTGTAGGTGTTCTATATTTCTTATCCGCTTTAGCAACGGTTGGCACACAAAGCTACCTTAAAGGTGGGTCGAGCACTTCACTTGTCTGGATCATCAGCCAGCCCCTTGGACGCTGGGGAGGATTTATCGCAGGACTTACAGGTCTCTTCATCTGTACCGCCACCATTATCGCTTATGCCGGTGCTGCCTCGCGTGTGGCTTATGCGTTATCACGTCAGGGCTATGCACCGCAATGGATGGGAAGACTATCCAAACCATATCATACCCCTATCGGTGGGATAGCTTTCCTGCTCCTCTGTTTTGTAACGGTCATGTCACTGTACAGCAGCGGATTGATATCTATCACTACTTTGATCCAGTTTCCAAATGCGACTTTTATCCTGACTTATATCGGAGGTTGTGCTGCGGGGATACGCCTACTTAAGGGAAGTAGATTAGGCGTAACGATTAGCTGGATCTCTTTTCTAGCTACCGCTGCTGTGTTTCCTTTTACAGGATGGGCAATAGGCTATCCGTTACTTATTACTTTGATGTTTATTTTGATCTTTCGTATCAAACATAAACAAGCGGTTGCCGGAATAAGGGATTTAAAAAGTGGAATTCGTGAGGATCAACAAAAAGCATTGTAA